GCCATCTGGTGGCCCTCCAGGCTGTGGCGCGAGCGCGACCACGCGGACGCGGAGACCGCGCGGATGCTGGATGGCGAGGGGGGCTCCACCCCGCCAGCTGGTCCGGGGAACCGTCACACAAACAGTCAGGCTTGACTGTTTGTTTGTACGCCGACACGATGGACCCGTGACCGCGACGACCCGGGTGCCGCAGGCCGACCGCACGCGTGCGATGCGGCTGCGCCTGCTCGAGGCGACCGTGGAGCTGCTGGTCGAGCGTGGCTTCTCCGGCACCTCCACCACGCTGGTCTCCGAGCGGGCCGGGGTCTCCCGGGGCGCCCAGCTCCACCACTTCCCGACCAAGAACGACCTGGTCGTCGCCGCGGTCGAGCACCTCACCGAGCTCCGCGGCCTCGAGCTCGAGCAGGCCCTCGGGCGGCTGCCGAGGGGGAGGGGGCGGACCCAGGCGGTCGTGCGGGTGCTGGGCGACCACTTCAGCTCGCCGGTGTTCGTGGCCGCGCTCGAGCTGTGGGTGGCCGCCCGGACCGACGAGCTGCTGCTGGCCGCGGTCGCGCCGCTTGAGCAGCGCGTGGGCCGCGAGACCCACCGCCTCACCGTCGAGGCGCTCGGCGTCGACGAGTCCCGGCCCGGCAGCCGCGAGCTCGTGCAGGCGACGCTCGACCTGGTGCGCGGCCTCGGCCTGGCCGACACGATCACCGACGACGCGCGTCGGCGCGCCCGGATCCTCGACCACTGGGCCGCCGTCCTCGACCGCGAGCTGGAGGCGACCCGATGAACGACGTGCTGGAGCAGGTGCTCGCCGACCTCGACGCCGAGGGTGCCCGGCTGGACGCGCTGCTCGACGACCTCCCTGAGGACGACTGGCGGCGCCCGACGCCGGCCCACGGGTGGGACGTCGCCACCCAGGTCGCCCACCTCGCGTGGACCGACGAGGCCGCCGTCCTCGCCGCGACCGACAAGGCGGCGTGGGACACGCTGCTCCTCGACATGCTCGAGGACCCCGAGGGAGTGGTCGACCGCACCGCGCTCGAGGGCGGTCGGGTGCCGCCCGAGGCGCTGCTCGCCCGCTGGCACACCGCGCGGCGGTCGCTGGCGGATGCGCTGCGCGCCCACCCTCCGGGGGGGCGGATGCCGTGGTTCGGACCGCCGATGTCGGCCACCTCGATGGCCACCGCCCGCTTCATGGAGACCTGGGCCCACGGCCTCGACGTCCACGACGGGCTCGGCGCACGCCCCGAGCCGACCGACCGGATCCGGCACGTCGCCCACCTCGGCGTACGGACGAGGGGCTTCGCGTTCGTGGTGCACGGCCAGGAGGCTCCGACCGAGGAGGTCCGGGTCGAGCTCACGGCGCCCAGCGGAGACCTGTGGACGTGG
This genomic interval from Nocardioides euryhalodurans contains the following:
- a CDS encoding TIGR03084 family metal-binding protein, which codes for MNDVLEQVLADLDAEGARLDALLDDLPEDDWRRPTPAHGWDVATQVAHLAWTDEAAVLAATDKAAWDTLLLDMLEDPEGVVDRTALEGGRVPPEALLARWHTARRSLADALRAHPPGGRMPWFGPPMSATSMATARFMETWAHGLDVHDGLGARPEPTDRIRHVAHLGVRTRGFAFVVHGQEAPTEEVRVELTAPSGDLWTWGPADAAQSVRGSAYDFCLLVTQRVHRLDTALVAQGRDANTWLEIAQCFAGPPGGGREPGSDG
- a CDS encoding TetR/AcrR family transcriptional regulator; translation: MRLRLLEATVELLVERGFSGTSTTLVSERAGVSRGAQLHHFPTKNDLVVAAVEHLTELRGLELEQALGRLPRGRGRTQAVVRVLGDHFSSPVFVAALELWVAARTDELLLAAVAPLEQRVGRETHRLTVEALGVDESRPGSRELVQATLDLVRGLGLADTITDDARRRARILDHWAAVLDRELEATR